In Syntrophus gentianae, the following proteins share a genomic window:
- a CDS encoding transposase domain-containing protein: MQSCKNCDVNPWEYFDDMLRRIMSHPVSRLRELLPDQWKPLPKDERGLLLPAKA; encoded by the coding sequence ATCCAATCCTGTAAAAACTGTGACGTCAATCCTTGGGAGTACTTCGACGACATGCTCCGCCGGATTATGAGCCATCCGGTCAGTCGCTTGAGGGAACTGCTCCCCGATCAGTGGAAACCACTGCCCAAAGATGAGCGGGGCTTGCTCCTGCCAGCCAAAGCCTGA
- a CDS encoding glycosyltransferase family 2 protein produces MLPLISVVIPLYNKAEYIQRALASVLNQSFQLFEIIVVNDGSTDGGEKRVQSMTDHRIRLINQDNAGVSAARNAGVASAKSEYIAFLDADDEWNPGFLEEISILQRNYPEAVMYATSYEIINGNDRYQKKFNLPTRSLLYLNQYIECCIESGTPICASAVVISKMSLHKIGGFPMGQNRGEDLDTWFRLLRKSPAAYCNLPFALYWIGLPNSSCLANKEIVLVKPLFKEIEDEVASLSQDSEMYRLLMDYLAYQKLMIIERLLLYGRGQDARSLIASVWVSERLKKKLSKSYIKSFIPCTVLLCWINIKTKLKQIFCLSLA; encoded by the coding sequence ATGCTTCCGCTCATTTCTGTCGTAATCCCTTTATATAACAAGGCTGAATACATACAGAGGGCTTTAGCCAGTGTTTTGAACCAGAGCTTCCAATTGTTCGAAATCATTGTTGTCAATGATGGATCAACTGACGGTGGTGAAAAAAGGGTACAATCCATGACGGACCACCGGATTCGATTGATCAATCAGGATAATGCCGGCGTATCTGCTGCAAGAAATGCGGGTGTGGCTTCAGCAAAGAGCGAATATATTGCATTTTTAGATGCAGATGATGAATGGAACCCCGGATTTTTAGAGGAAATATCGATACTGCAAAGAAATTATCCCGAAGCGGTTATGTACGCAACTTCTTATGAAATAATAAATGGTAATGATAGATACCAAAAAAAATTCAATCTACCGACTAGAAGTCTCTTGTACTTAAATCAATATATCGAATGCTGCATAGAATCAGGTACACCTATCTGTGCTTCAGCTGTAGTTATTTCTAAAATGAGTCTCCATAAAATAGGTGGGTTCCCCATGGGACAAAATCGTGGAGAAGATCTTGACACATGGTTCAGGCTTCTTAGGAAGTCTCCAGCAGCTTATTGCAACCTGCCATTTGCTTTATATTGGATTGGCTTACCCAACAGCTCATGTCTTGCCAATAAAGAAATAGTTTTGGTTAAACCATTATTCAAAGAAATCGAAGATGAGGTTGCAAGTTTGAGTCAAGATTCTGAGATGTATAGGTTATTAATGGATTATCTGGCATATCAGAAATTAATGATAATAGAACGTCTGCTATTATACGGTCGAGGGCAAGATGCAAGATCGCTGATTGCATCTGTGTGGGTATCTGAGCGACTTAAAAAGAAACTAAGCAAGTCCTATATAAAATCATTCATCCCCTGCACAGTGCTATTGTGTTGGATTAATATCAAAACCAAATTGAAACAAATCTTTTGTCTTAGTTTAGCGTAA